A DNA window from Dethiosulfovibrio faecalis contains the following coding sequences:
- a CDS encoding single-stranded DNA-binding protein, with translation MARGFNKVILMGNLAKDPQIRYTASKQAVATFSVAVNRSWKGKNGELQESVDFIPVVVWGAQAENCERYLSKGRPVLVEGRIQVRNYDDKSGQRRWVTEVVANDITFLPSGGRRDDRPSSQGDYDGGYRNDGDQGQPRSFRDDFGGGDFPMDISEMGPTADEDEADIPF, from the coding sequence ATGGCTCGTGGATTCAACAAGGTTATACTTATGGGGAATTTGGCCAAGGATCCTCAGATTCGCTACACCGCCAGTAAACAGGCCGTGGCTACCTTTTCCGTTGCGGTGAACCGCAGCTGGAAGGGTAAAAACGGCGAACTTCAGGAATCGGTGGATTTCATCCCTGTCGTGGTATGGGGCGCTCAGGCTGAAAACTGTGAGCGTTATCTTTCCAAAGGACGTCCCGTCCTGGTGGAGGGACGCATACAGGTCCGAAACTACGACGATAAATCGGGACAGAGACGATGGGTAACCGAGGTCGTGGCAAACGATATAACCTTCCTGCCGTCCGGCGGGAGGAGGGACGACCGTCCGTCCTCTCAGGGCGATTACGACGGAGGATATCGGAATGACGGTGATCAAGGTCAGCCTCGCAGTTTCCGTGACGATTTCGGCGGCGGCGATTTTCCCATGGATATATCGGAGATGGGTCCCACAGCCGACGAAGACGAGGCAGATATACCCTTTTAA
- the rpsF gene encoding 30S ribosomal protein S6, with product MRPYEMMVLLEADLEDHSAELDGIKEVIAKLGGDVDKVDIWGKRRLAYPIDKRTEGYYALVYFKLDPSQQKEMARLFSLRTAIVRNLVIRLDQE from the coding sequence ATGCGTCCATATGAGATGATGGTGCTTCTCGAGGCCGACCTCGAGGACCACAGCGCAGAGCTTGATGGAATCAAGGAGGTCATCGCCAAACTTGGCGGCGACGTCGACAAGGTCGATATCTGGGGAAAAAGGCGTCTCGCCTATCCTATCGATAAGCGTACCGAGGGGTATTACGCCCTGGTCTACTTCAAGCTGGATCCTTCTCAGCAGAAGGAGATGGCTAGGCTTTTCAGCCTGCGTACCGCTATCGTTCGTAACCTGGTGATCCGACTGGACCAGGAGTAG
- a CDS encoding resistance to Congo red protein — protein sequence MPRLRWVLFWAMVVLFFAVFSTAMIRERRRIDELSQAVNLKEGKLRKLSDDLERSREKLKFYGTDKGKARLARDQFNLAFPGERIYRLSVDSGDVLPESDR from the coding sequence GTGCCTCGGCTCAGATGGGTTCTTTTCTGGGCCATGGTCGTTTTGTTTTTCGCGGTGTTTTCCACGGCTATGATAAGGGAGAGGCGCAGGATAGACGAGCTCTCCCAGGCGGTCAATCTCAAGGAGGGAAAACTTCGAAAACTGAGCGACGATCTGGAGAGGTCCAGGGAAAAGCTGAAGTTTTACGGCACAGACAAGGGCAAGGCCAGACTGGCTAGAGATCAGTTCAATCTAGCGTTCCCCGGCGAGAGGATATATCGTCTCTCGGTGGATTCCGGTGATGTCTTGCCTGAAAGCGATCGTTAG